Proteins encoded within one genomic window of Streptomyces kaniharaensis:
- a CDS encoding class I SAM-dependent methyltransferase: protein MLTVDFSRFPLAPGDRVLDLGCGGGRHAFECYRRGANVIALDQNAEEIAEVQKWFAAMEQAGEAPEGASAVAMEGNALALPFEDEYFDKIIISEVMEHIPDDKGVLNEMFRVLKPGGLLAVTVPRWLPEKICWALSDEYHEVEGGHIRIYRGDELLGKLKDAGLEPYGTHHAHALHSPYWWIKCAVGVDNDKALPVKAYHKLLVWDIVGTPVISTLTKAAEKALNPVIGKSFVAYASKPNRAEPRQAGA, encoded by the coding sequence GTGCTGACCGTCGATTTCTCGCGCTTCCCGCTCGCCCCCGGCGACCGGGTGCTCGACCTGGGCTGCGGCGGGGGCCGGCACGCGTTCGAGTGCTACCGCCGCGGCGCCAACGTGATCGCCCTCGACCAGAACGCCGAGGAGATCGCCGAGGTCCAGAAGTGGTTCGCCGCGATGGAGCAGGCCGGTGAGGCCCCCGAGGGCGCGTCGGCGGTCGCGATGGAGGGCAACGCGCTGGCCCTGCCGTTCGAGGACGAGTACTTCGACAAGATCATCATCTCCGAGGTGATGGAGCACATACCCGACGACAAGGGCGTGCTCAACGAGATGTTCCGCGTCCTCAAGCCGGGCGGCCTGCTCGCCGTCACCGTGCCGCGCTGGCTGCCCGAGAAGATCTGCTGGGCCCTCTCCGACGAGTACCACGAGGTCGAGGGCGGCCATATCCGGATCTACCGCGGCGACGAACTGCTCGGCAAGCTCAAGGACGCCGGCCTGGAGCCGTACGGCACCCACCACGCGCACGCGCTGCACTCGCCGTACTGGTGGATCAAGTGCGCGGTCGGCGTGGACAACGACAAGGCGCTGCCGGTCAAGGCCTACCACAAGCTGCTGGTCTGGGACATCGTCGGCACCCCGGTGATCAGCACGCTCACCAAGGCCGCCGAGAAGGCGCTCAACCCGGTCATCGGCAAGAGCTTCGTCGCGTACGCCTCGAAGCCGAACCGCGCCGAGCCCCGGCAGGCCGGCGCATGA
- a CDS encoding glycosyltransferase family 4 protein, producing the protein MTAQPLRIALLSYRGDPFCGGQGVYVRHLSRELARLGHHVDVIGAQPYPVLDEVEGPGSVRLVELPSLDLYRADDPFRTPASDEFRGPVDLLEFATMRTGGFPEPLTFSLRARQYLARHKGRYDVVHDNQTLGYGLLGLARHGFPLVTTIHHPITVDRQLELDAATTRLRRLSLRRWYAFTRMQRRVAARLDHVITVSGSSKREIAEHLGVAPVGISVVPVGADTRLWAPAAQVARVPGRIVTTSSADVPLKGLVYLVEALAKVRTERPAHLVVVGKPQKEDGPVTEAVRRFGLEEHIEFRSGLTDQELVDLYRSAEVACVPSLYEGFSLPAAEAMATGTPLVATTGGAIPEVAGPDGRTCLAVPPGNADALAAALGRLLDDPELRAELGAAGRERVLARFTWERAAELTVDAYRAAIATGVGARARSGPGWRYVP; encoded by the coding sequence ATGACCGCGCAGCCGCTGCGGATTGCCCTGCTGTCGTACCGCGGCGACCCCTTCTGCGGCGGTCAGGGCGTGTACGTACGGCACCTCTCCCGTGAGCTGGCCAGGCTCGGCCACCACGTGGACGTGATCGGCGCCCAGCCGTACCCCGTCCTGGACGAGGTCGAGGGCCCGGGCTCGGTGCGCCTCGTCGAACTGCCCAGCCTGGACCTGTACCGCGCCGACGACCCGTTCCGCACGCCCGCGAGCGACGAGTTCCGCGGTCCGGTGGACCTGCTGGAGTTCGCCACCATGCGCACCGGCGGCTTCCCCGAGCCGCTGACCTTCTCGCTGCGTGCCCGGCAGTACCTGGCCCGGCACAAGGGCCGCTACGACGTCGTGCACGACAACCAGACGCTCGGCTACGGCCTGCTCGGGCTCGCCCGGCACGGGTTCCCGCTGGTCACCACGATCCATCACCCGATCACCGTGGACCGCCAGTTGGAGCTGGACGCGGCCACCACCCGGCTGCGGCGGCTGTCGCTGCGCCGCTGGTACGCCTTCACCCGGATGCAGCGCCGGGTCGCCGCCCGGCTGGACCACGTGATCACCGTCTCCGGCAGCTCGAAGCGGGAGATCGCCGAGCACCTGGGCGTCGCGCCGGTCGGGATCTCGGTGGTGCCGGTCGGCGCCGACACCCGCCTCTGGGCCCCGGCGGCGCAGGTCGCGCGGGTGCCCGGGCGGATCGTCACCACGTCCAGCGCCGACGTGCCGCTCAAGGGCCTGGTCTACCTGGTCGAGGCGCTGGCCAAGGTGCGCACCGAGCGGCCGGCCCACCTGGTCGTGGTCGGCAAGCCGCAGAAGGAGGACGGCCCCGTCACCGAGGCGGTCCGCCGGTTCGGGCTGGAGGAGCACATCGAGTTCCGCAGCGGGCTGACCGACCAGGAGCTGGTCGACCTGTACCGCTCGGCCGAGGTGGCCTGCGTGCCGTCGCTGTACGAGGGCTTCTCGCTGCCGGCCGCCGAGGCGATGGCCACCGGCACCCCGCTGGTCGCCACCACCGGCGGTGCGATCCCCGAGGTGGCCGGGCCGGACGGGCGGACCTGCCTGGCCGTGCCGCCGGGGAACGCGGACGCGCTGGCCGCGGCGCTCGGCCGGCTGCTGGACGATCCGGAGCTGCGCGCGGAGCTGGGCGCGGCCGGCCGCGAGCGGGTGCTCGCCCGGTTCACCTGGGAGCGGGCCGCCGAGCTGACCGTCGACGCGTACCGCGCGGCGATCGCCACCGGCGTCGGCGCACGGGCCCGCTCCGGGCCCGGCTGGCGGTACGTGCCCTGA